A single window of Alkalispirillum mobile DNA harbors:
- the metK gene encoding methionine adenosyltransferase — MQPGAGPPEQSIEELGVSEYLFTSESVSEGHPDKMADQISDAVLDAILAEDPQGRVACETMIKTGIIILGGEVTTSANVDYEAVARETVKEIGYKHHEMGFDGETCGVINILGKQSVDIAQGVDRDHPEEQGAGDQGLMFGYASNETDVLMPAPITYSHRLVQRQSELRRNGQLPWLRPDAKSQVSLRYVDGRPVAVDTVVLSTQHAPDLTQDQVQEAVIEEIIKPVLPAQWITRATRYLVNPTGRFVIGGPVGDCGLTGRKIIVDTYGGMARHGGGCFSGKDPSKVDRSAAYACRYVAKNIVAAGLAERCEIQVSYAIGVAEPTSISVDTFGTGRVESEKLTRIVREHFDLRPYGILKMLDLVRPIYTDTAVYGHFGREDANFPWEQTDRAEEIRAAAGL, encoded by the coding sequence ATGGCGGACCAGATCTCCGACGCCGTGCTAGACGCCATCCTGGCCGAGGACCCCCAGGGGCGCGTTGCCTGCGAGACCATGATCAAGACCGGGATCATCATCCTGGGCGGCGAGGTGACCACCTCCGCCAACGTGGACTACGAGGCCGTGGCCCGGGAGACGGTCAAGGAGATCGGGTACAAGCACCACGAGATGGGCTTCGACGGCGAGACCTGCGGCGTCATCAACATCCTGGGCAAGCAGTCGGTGGACATCGCCCAGGGCGTGGACCGCGACCACCCCGAAGAGCAGGGTGCCGGCGACCAGGGCCTGATGTTCGGGTATGCCAGCAACGAGACCGACGTGCTCATGCCCGCCCCCATCACCTACTCTCACCGGCTGGTGCAGCGCCAGTCCGAGCTGCGCCGTAACGGCCAGCTGCCCTGGCTGCGCCCGGACGCCAAGAGCCAGGTCTCCCTGCGCTACGTGGACGGTCGCCCGGTGGCGGTGGACACGGTGGTGCTCTCCACCCAGCACGCCCCGGACCTCACCCAGGACCAGGTGCAAGAGGCGGTGATCGAGGAGATCATCAAGCCGGTGCTGCCCGCGCAGTGGATCACCCGGGCCACCCGCTACCTGGTCAACCCGACCGGGCGGTTCGTGATCGGCGGCCCCGTCGGTGACTGCGGGCTCACCGGGCGCAAGATCATCGTCGACACCTACGGCGGCATGGCCCGCCACGGCGGCGGCTGCTTCTCCGGCAAGGACCCATCCAAGGTGGACCGCTCCGCGGCCTACGCCTGCCGCTACGTGGCCAAGAACATTGTCGCCGCCGGCCTGGCCGAGCGCTGCGAGATCCAGGTCTCCTACGCCATCGGGGTGGCCGAGCCCACCTCCATCAGCGTCGATACCTTCGGCACCGGCCGGGTCGAGAGCGAAAAGCTGACCCGCATCGTGCGCGAGCACTTCGACCTGCGGCCCTACGGCATCCTCAAGATGCTCGACCTGGTGCGCCCCATCTACACGGATACCGCGGTCTACGGCCACTTTGGCCGGGAGGATGCAAACTTCCCCTGGGAGCAAACCGACCGCGCGGAGGAGATCCGCGCCGCCGCCGGCCTGTAA
- the ahcY gene encoding adenosylhomocysteinase: MNAVVDTKTNDYIVRDIGLADWGRKEIAIAETEMPGLMAVRDEYRNEQPLKGARIAGSLHMTIQTAVLIEALIELGAEVRWASCNIYSTQDHAAAAIAAQGIPVFAYKGETLEEYWDYCHRIFEFEGEPANMILDDGGDATLLLNLGAKAEQDASVLDNPGSDEEKALFASIRKRLESQPGWYSKRLDAIQGVTEETTTGVSRLVRMASEGTLPFPAINVNDSVTKSKFDNLYGCRESLLDGLKRATDVMIAGKVCVVAGYGDVGKGCAQSLRGQGATVWVTEIDPICALQAAMEGYRVVTMDEAADKADIFVTATGNYHVITGEHLKAMKHNAIVCNIGHFDNEIDVASLRDCEWDNIKPQVDHITLPSGNKIILLAEGRLVNLGCATGHPSFVMSNSFTNQVLAQIELFAHGDNYDNQVYVLPKHLDEKVAQLHLQKIGAQLTELTPEQAEYIGVSVDGPYKPEHYRY, encoded by the coding sequence ATGAATGCTGTCGTGGATACCAAGACCAACGACTACATCGTGCGCGACATCGGCCTCGCTGACTGGGGCCGTAAGGAAATCGCCATCGCCGAGACAGAGATGCCCGGCCTGATGGCGGTGCGCGACGAATACCGCAACGAGCAGCCGCTCAAGGGCGCCCGCATCGCCGGGAGCCTGCACATGACCATCCAGACCGCGGTGCTCATCGAGGCACTGATCGAGCTGGGGGCCGAGGTGCGCTGGGCGTCCTGCAACATCTACTCCACCCAGGACCATGCCGCCGCGGCCATCGCTGCCCAGGGCATCCCGGTGTTTGCCTACAAGGGCGAGACCCTGGAGGAGTACTGGGACTACTGCCACCGCATCTTCGAGTTCGAAGGCGAGCCGGCGAACATGATCCTGGACGACGGCGGCGACGCGACGCTGCTGCTCAACCTGGGCGCGAAGGCTGAGCAGGACGCCTCCGTGCTGGACAACCCGGGCAGCGACGAGGAGAAGGCGCTGTTCGCCAGCATCCGCAAGCGCCTGGAGAGCCAGCCCGGCTGGTACAGCAAGCGCCTGGATGCCATTCAGGGCGTCACCGAGGAGACCACCACCGGGGTCAGCCGCCTGGTACGCATGGCCAGCGAGGGCACCCTGCCCTTCCCCGCCATCAACGTGAACGACTCGGTCACCAAGTCCAAGTTCGACAACCTCTACGGTTGCCGCGAGTCGCTGCTGGACGGCCTGAAGCGGGCCACCGACGTGATGATCGCCGGCAAGGTCTGCGTGGTGGCCGGCTACGGCGACGTGGGCAAGGGCTGTGCCCAGAGCCTGCGCGGCCAGGGCGCCACCGTCTGGGTCACCGAGATCGATCCCATCTGTGCCCTGCAGGCGGCCATGGAGGGGTATCGGGTGGTCACCATGGATGAGGCGGCGGACAAGGCGGACATCTTCGTCACCGCCACCGGCAACTACCACGTGATCACCGGTGAGCACCTGAAGGCGATGAAGCACAACGCCATCGTCTGCAACATCGGCCACTTTGACAACGAGATCGACGTGGCCAGCCTGCGCGACTGCGAGTGGGACAACATCAAGCCGCAGGTGGACCACATCACCCTGCCCAGCGGCAACAAGATCATCCTGCTGGCCGAGGGGCGGCTGGTGAACCTGGGCTGCGCCACCGGCCACCCCAGCTTCGTCATGTCCAACTCCTTCACCAACCAGGTGCTGGCACAGATCGAGCTGTTCGCCCATGGCGACAACTACGACAACCAGGTCTACGTGCTGCCCAAGCACCTGGACGAGAAGGTGGCGCAACTGCACCTGCAGAAGATCGGCGCACAGCTCACCGAGCTGACCCCGGAGCAGGCGGAGTACATCGGCGTATCGGTGGACGGGCCCTACAAGCCCGAGCACTACCGGTACTGA